AGGACGCCGAGCAGGTTGACGCCGGGATTGCCGGCGCCAGCGATCCGCTGAAAAGCATCGCCGATGACATCAGCGCCGCGTTCGGTGACTTGATCAGCTCCAATCAGATGACCGTGCGCGGCAACGAGCTCTGGGTCGAGATCGAACTCAATTCCAGCCTGTTGTTCGGCAGCGGCGACGCCATGCCGAGCGACATCGCGTTCAACATCATCGATAAGGTCGCGGCGATTCTCAAACCGTTCGACAACCCGATCCACGTTGAAGGCTTCACCGACGATCAACCGATTCGCACCGCGCAATACCCGACCAACTGGGAGCTGTCCTCGGCGCGCTCGGCGAGCATCGTGCGCATGCTGGCGATGCAGGGCGTGAATCCCGGTCGCCTGGCGTCGGTGGGTTACGGTGAATTTCAACCGGTCGCGAATAACGCCACGGTAGAGGGTCGCGCGAAGAACCGCCGCGTGGTGCTGGTGGTGTCGCGCAATCTTGATGTGCGTCGCAGCCTTACGGGCACCGGAACCGCCAATGCGCAACCGGACGCCGCGTTGAAGCGCGCTGGCACACAAACTGCACCGACCCCGGTCAAGACGCCGGGACGCGAGAGTGCCGTCAATTCTCCGTCGCCCGCATTAACACGCTGAACCATGTCTCGGTCGAGCATCTTGGCCGAGAGGAACGAACTGAATGAGAGTCTGGGCAGTCGCCAAT
This window of the Pseudomonas fluorescens genome carries:
- the motD gene encoding flagellar motor protein MotD, with protein sequence MARRRHQEEHVNHERWLVSYADFITLLFAFFVVMYSISSINEGKYKVISEALIGVFTDADRSLKPIPIGEERPKTVTPAKPLVKDAEQVDAGIAGASDPLKSIADDISAAFGDLISSNQMTVRGNELWVEIELNSSLLFGSGDAMPSDIAFNIIDKVAAILKPFDNPIHVEGFTDDQPIRTAQYPTNWELSSARSASIVRMLAMQGVNPGRLASVGYGEFQPVANNATVEGRAKNRRVVLVVSRNLDVRRSLTGTGTANAQPDAALKRAGTQTAPTPVKTPGRESAVNSPSPALTR